A genome region from Hevea brasiliensis isolate MT/VB/25A 57/8 chromosome 7, ASM3005281v1, whole genome shotgun sequence includes the following:
- the LOC131181427 gene encoding proline-rich receptor-like protein kinase PERK3 — protein MASCFWCFNEERADTTGPEPNPLGFRKYTYDELSQATQHFSNATCLGSGAFGEVFKGTIDGQVVAVKKIKYKMEEQQQNKVEEIEYLKRVSHPNVVKLIGYCDEGADKLLVLEFVPNRTLRYHLNDEKNILEWSKRMKIAKYTAYGLHYLHVNCEPKIIHRDIKTDNILLNKKFEPKVADFSLAKFLPGADNVSHITSVLRGTNVYADPEYGNIQKVSKKSDVYSFGVVLLELITGKKPLFGENEDDNIVHWAKSRIAEALNNKKYTDFVDSRLQGAYDKRELHKMISCAAACVYQPSASRPNMRKVIETLEEYEYRDIIKCVWSTSVLTLKTPIPPS, from the exons ATGGCTTCCTGCTTTTggtgttttaatgaagagagagcTGACACCACAG GACCAGAACCAAATCCACTTGGGTTTAGGAAATATACGTATGACGAACTATCACAGGCAACCCAACATTTCTCCAACGCAACATGCCTTGGCTCAGGCGCTTTTGGTGAAGTCTTCAAAGGAACAATAGATGGACAAGTCGTTGCTgttaagaaaattaaatataaaatggaAGAACAGCAACAAAAtaaagtagaggagattgagtacCTTAAAAGAGTGAGTCACCCAAATGTTGTTAAGCTGATTGGCTATTGTGATGAAGGTGCTGATAAATTGCTTGTCCTGGAATTTGTTCCCAATAGGACCTTGAGATATCATTTAAATG ATGAAAAGAACATTTTGGAGTGGTCAAAGAGAATGAAAATTGCTAAATACACTGCATATGGGTTGCATTATCTACATGTAAATT GTGAACCTAAAATTATACACCGAGATATCAAGACAGATAATATTCTTCTTAACAAAAAATTTGAACCAAAG GTTGCAGATTTCTCCCTTGCCAAGTTTTTACCGGGTGCCGATAATGTTAGCCATATCACCAGTGTATTGAGAGGAACTAACGT TTATGCAGATCCAGAGTATGGAAATATACAAAAAGTGTCTAAAAAGTCAGATGTCTATTCATTTGGCGTTGTGCTTTTAGAACTAATTACGGGAAAGAAACCATTATTTGGTGAAAATGAAGATGACAATATCGTTCATTGG GCAAAATCTCGGATTGCAGAAGCTTTGAACAATAAAAAATATACAGATTTTGTTGATTCGAGATTACAAGGGgcttatgataaaagagaattacACAAAATGATTTCTTGTGCTGCAGCTTGTGTATATCAACCTTCAGCTTCTCGACCAAACATGAGAAAG GTAATTGAAACTCTTGAAGAATATGAATATCGAGATATTATTAAGTGCGTCTGGTCCACTTCCGTTCTTACTCTGAAAACACCAATTCCACCTTCGTAG